ACATCCTTTGTTGCATTCGCGCGCGAACCGCAAGGCGCCACGGCGCCAGAATCAACGGGCCGACCGAGAGTCGAAATATCACCACCGAACAAGAACGGAGGCTCGCATGAAACGCATCGTCATCTCCCTCAGCTGCTTGTCCCTCGTTGCCGCCGGCCTGGGCGGCTGCGCCGGCATGAGCGATACGCAGCGGCATACCGGCACCGGCGCCGCGATCGGCGCGGCCGCGGGCGCGGTGCTCGGCGCCGCCACCTCGGGCAAGGGCAACCGCGGTGAGGCCACCGCGATCGGCGCGGCGGCCGGGGCCGCGATCGGCGCCGGCGGCGGCTACCTGTGGTCGCAGCGCATGCAGGCGCAGAAGGCCGAAATGGAGCGTGCCACCGCCGGCACCGGCGTCAGCGTGTCGCAGACGGCGGACAACCGGCTCAAGCTCGACATCCCGAGCGACGTGTCCTTCGATACCGGGCGCTACGACATCAAGCCCGAGATGCGCCCGGTGCTCGACCGCTTCGCCAACACGCTCAACCAGCATACGGTCACCACCGTCAGCATCATCGGCCACACCGACAGCACCGGCAGCGATGCGGTGAACAACCCGCTGTCGGTGAATCGCGCTGCTGCTACCCGCGACTATCTGGTCGCGCGCGGCGTGGCGGGCAGCCGTATCGCCATCGACGGCCGCGGCGCGCGCGAGCCGATCGCCGACAACGGCACTGTGGCGGGGCGGGCGCAGAACCGGCGGGTGGAAATCTTCGTCGCCGAACCCGCTGCGGCGCGCTGACTGTTCCAGCGGCTGCAGCGACGACACGGCCCGGCCCAGCCGGGCCGTTTGCGTTTACCCGGGCGGCAGCGGCGCCAGCAGCGCGGCAATGTCGGCCTCGCCGAACTTCGCCAGCGCGTTCGCGTCTTCCGACAGCACGCTGGCCGCCAGCGCGGCTTTCTTGTCCTGCAGTGACAGGATGCGTTCCTCGATGCTGCCGGCGCAGATCAACTTGAACACGAACACCGGCTTGTCCTGGCCGATGCGGTGGGCGCGGTCGGTGGCCTGATTTTCGGCGGCCGGGTTCCACCACGGGTCGTAGTGGATCACGGTGTCGGCGGTGGTCAGGTTGAGGCCGACGCCGCCGGCCTTGAGGCTGATCAGGAATACCGGCGCGCGGCCCTTCTGGAAGTCCTCCACCGGAATGCGGCGGTCGCGGGTGTCGCCGGTCAGCGCCACCCAGCCGATCTTGGCCTTGTCGAGTTCGGCGGCGATCAGCGCCAGCATCTGGGTGAATTGCGAGAACACCAGGATGCGCCGGCCCTCGTCGATCAGCTCCGGCAGCATGCTCATCAGCAGGTCGAGCTTGGCGCGTTCCTTGACCTTGGCGGCAGCCGCGGTGGTCTTCAGCAGGCGGGGATCGCAGCACACCTGGCGCAGCTTGAGCAGCGCATCGAGGATGACGATCTGGCTGCGGGCGTAGCCCTTGGCGGCGATTTCGTCGCGGATCTTGCTGTCCATCGCCGCGCGCACGGTTTCGTAGAGGTCGCGCTGGCCGCCTTCGAGCGCCACGCTGCGCACGATGATGGTCTTGGGCGGCAGTTCGGTGGCCACGTCCTCCTTGCGCCGGCGCAGGATGAAGGGCCGCAGGCGCGCGGCGAGCAGGTCGCGGCGCACCGTGTCGCCGTGCTTTTCGATCGGTGTGCGCCAGGTCTTGGTGAAGTGCTTGGCGTCACCGAGGAAACCGGGCAGCAGGAAGTCGAACTGCGCCCACAGTTCGCCGAGGTGGTTTTCCAGCGGCGTGCCGGTGAGGCCGAGGCGGTGGCGCGCTTTCAGCTGGCGGATCACCTGCGCGCCCTTGCTGGCGACGTTCTTCACCGTCTGCGCTTCGTCGAGGATCAGGATGCTCCACTCGCGCGCCTGCAGTTCTTCTTCGTCGCGCCACAGCAAGGGGTAGGTGGTGATTGCGACATCCACGCGCGGTTTGCGCTTGCCGGGCTCGAGCTGCTCGAACAGGCCGTGGCGATCGGCGCCGTGCAGCTTCAGCACGCGCAGTTCGGGCGCGAAGCGTTCGGCTTCGGCCTGCCAGTTGAACACCAGCGAGGTCGGCAGCACGACCAGCGCAGGGCGGTCGAGCTTGCCGGCGTGCTTCAGAGCCAGCAGGTGGGCGAGCGTCTGCGCGGTCTTGCCCAGCCCCATGTCGTCGGCCAGGATGCCGGCGAGGTTGTTGCGCACCAGGTGCTGCAGCCACGCCAGGCCTTCGAGCTGGTAGGGCCGCAGTTCGGCCTTGAAGCCCTTCGGCTGGG
Above is a window of Azoarcus olearius DNA encoding:
- a CDS encoding OmpA family protein is translated as MKRIVISLSCLSLVAAGLGGCAGMSDTQRHTGTGAAIGAAAGAVLGAATSGKGNRGEATAIGAAAGAAIGAGGGYLWSQRMQAQKAEMERATAGTGVSVSQTADNRLKLDIPSDVSFDTGRYDIKPEMRPVLDRFANTLNQHTVTTVSIIGHTDSTGSDAVNNPLSVNRAAATRDYLVARGVAGSRIAIDGRGAREPIADNGTVAGRAQNRRVEIFVAEPAAAR